A part of uncultured Treponema sp. genomic DNA contains:
- a CDS encoding methyl-accepting chemotaxis protein, which produces MGENTSSNTEKRKSLVFRLVLFVGLSIIFFNALQIIVTGEITKKSQLADSANDYGVVAKAYSQVISEKVDAYFYAMNFYVNSDMALEGTFDQMRQWLVSQEDHRIKEFDYIMLAGSDGIAYTDTGKRIDISDRPYFKAIMQDGKTKFIDDPVVSRTTGQSVIHVTRAIVRNGKNIGLISGVMQSKNLGEIISNIKVGNTGYAFVLADDGTVISHPNRDWINKRNFLTGYSEGHEDMGELAKRMVSRETGHAWLKGIYDELEFISFTPVEGTSWSMAVSIQQKEIYSTISSMMGKMALLSLISAILLVSIAGFLMYRAIKPLNTLDSAITKIASGNADLTQRIDINSNNEIGFVVKGFNKFVGKLQEIISDVKTSKNDLSSAGEVLEESTHNTSSAITQILANIDSVRNQIVSQSSSVEETAGAVNEIASNISSLERMIENQTAGVSQASAAVEQMIGNISSVNQSVDKMASSFSELQSDAQNGFSKQQIVNEQIEKIEKQSAMLQEANAAISSIASQTNLLAMNAAIEAAHAGEAGKGFSVVADEIRKLSETSTSQSKTIGDQLNNIRESIDEVVASSAESSLAFESVSKKIKDTDQLVVQIKSAMEEQTEGSKQINEALHSMNDSSSEVRNASSEMSAGNQAILEEVKRLQDATMVMKESMDEMAIGAKKINETGAALSEISSKVKGSISNIADQIDRFRV; this is translated from the coding sequence ATGGGAGAAAACACTTCGTCAAACACCGAAAAACGCAAGAGCCTTGTGTTCCGGCTTGTTCTTTTTGTAGGACTTTCAATTATATTTTTTAACGCCCTGCAGATTATTGTAACAGGAGAAATTACAAAAAAATCCCAGCTTGCTGATTCGGCAAACGACTACGGAGTTGTGGCAAAGGCGTATTCGCAGGTAATTTCAGAAAAGGTTGACGCCTATTTCTACGCTATGAATTTCTATGTGAATTCGGATATGGCCCTAGAAGGAACTTTTGACCAAATGCGCCAATGGCTTGTCTCTCAAGAAGACCACCGCATAAAAGAGTTCGACTACATAATGCTTGCAGGTTCTGATGGAATTGCCTATACAGACACTGGAAAACGCATCGATATTTCCGACCGTCCGTATTTTAAGGCGATAATGCAGGATGGAAAAACAAAATTCATCGATGATCCAGTGGTTTCAAGAACAACTGGGCAGTCTGTAATTCACGTAACACGCGCGATTGTACGCAACGGAAAGAATATCGGTCTTATTTCGGGCGTAATGCAGTCAAAAAATTTAGGCGAAATCATCAGCAATATAAAAGTTGGAAACACAGGATATGCGTTTGTTCTTGCCGACGACGGAACTGTCATTTCTCACCCGAACAGAGACTGGATAAACAAGCGCAACTTCCTTACAGGCTATTCGGAAGGACACGAGGATATGGGAGAACTTGCCAAGCGAATGGTCAGCCGCGAAACAGGACACGCCTGGCTAAAAGGAATTTATGATGAGCTGGAATTTATCAGTTTCACGCCGGTAGAAGGCACTTCATGGTCAATGGCAGTTTCGATTCAGCAGAAAGAAATTTATTCTACAATTTCTTCAATGATGGGGAAGATGGCTTTGCTTTCTCTTATAAGCGCGATTCTTCTTGTAAGCATAGCAGGCTTCCTTATGTACCGGGCAATCAAGCCTTTGAACACTCTTGACTCGGCAATAACAAAAATTGCTTCCGGCAACGCAGACCTTACACAAAGAATCGACATAAATTCCAACAACGAAATCGGCTTTGTTGTAAAAGGATTCAATAAATTTGTAGGCAAATTGCAGGAAATTATTTCTGATGTAAAAACTTCTAAAAACGACCTTTCTAGCGCCGGTGAAGTTCTTGAAGAAAGCACGCATAATACTTCAAGCGCAATCACGCAGATTCTTGCGAACATCGACAGTGTAAGAAATCAGATTGTAAGCCAAAGCTCAAGCGTTGAAGAAACAGCCGGAGCTGTAAACGAAATCGCTTCAAATATTTCTTCACTTGAAAGAATGATTGAAAACCAGACCGCGGGTGTAAGCCAGGCTTCCGCCGCCGTTGAGCAGATGATTGGAAACATTTCTTCTGTAAATCAGTCTGTTGACAAAATGGCTTCTTCATTCAGCGAGCTTCAGTCTGACGCGCAGAACGGTTTCTCTAAGCAGCAAATCGTAAACGAGCAGATAGAAAAAATTGAAAAGCAGTCCGCAATGCTTCAGGAAGCAAACGCCGCTATTTCTTCAATTGCAAGCCAGACAAACCTTCTTGCCATGAACGCCGCAATTGAAGCCGCCCACGCAGGCGAAGCCGGAAAAGGATTCAGCGTTGTTGCAGACGAAATCCGTAAGCTTTCTGAAACTTCTACTTCTCAGTCAAAGACAATCGGCGACCAGCTTAACAATATCCGCGAGTCTATCGATGAAGTTGTTGCTTCTTCCGCGGAATCAAGCTTGGCATTTGAAAGTGTTTCAAAGAAAATCAAGGACACAGACCAACTTGTTGTTCAGATTAAGTCGGCGATGGAAGAGCAGACAGAAGGCTCTAAGCAGATAAACGAAGCTCTTCATTCCATGAACGACAGTTCTTCCGAAGTTCGCAACGCATCTTCTGAAATGTCCGCCGGAAATCAGGCGATTCTTGAGGAAGTAAAGCGGCTTCAGGATGCCACAATGGTTATGAAGGAAAGCATGGA